Proteins from one Erysipelothrix larvae genomic window:
- a CDS encoding substrate-binding domain-containing protein has protein sequence MKKAVAILISCLVLVGCGNSTSASMDIKIYTRDSSSGTREAFEAIIGLDDDALTANSSETTSNGDMASQVGKDTNGIGYVSLSTDFEANSLKALTYEGVEATVETVNSGEYKLARPFEYVTRASGDFDSDTKEQLVLAFIDYLTNSTEGLQAVLSAGGIVDVSQGKPWSTLKANHPVVNQDNSSITIKTGGSTSVAKTLEAAMQSFIPLAGNFKFEPNQTGSSDGYKRVLGTEKDGANAVDIGFASREFKSEEDTTRSIAAGQYAKDAVVVVVNVANEAITDLNAEKLVQIFSGEITTWDGIK, from the coding sequence ATGAAAAAGGCAGTCGCAATTCTTATATCTTGTTTAGTATTAGTTGGGTGCGGTAATAGCACGTCTGCATCTATGGATATTAAAATATATACTCGTGATAGTTCGAGTGGAACCCGTGAAGCGTTTGAAGCAATCATTGGTCTTGATGATGATGCACTTACCGCAAATAGCTCAGAAACAACATCAAATGGAGATATGGCGTCTCAAGTCGGTAAAGACACCAATGGTATTGGCTATGTATCACTCTCAACAGACTTTGAAGCAAACAGCCTCAAGGCACTCACATATGAGGGTGTCGAAGCAACCGTAGAAACCGTTAACTCAGGTGAATATAAACTCGCACGTCCATTTGAGTATGTAACTCGAGCATCCGGGGACTTTGATTCAGATACAAAAGAACAACTTGTATTGGCGTTCATTGATTATCTTACAAACTCAACTGAAGGACTTCAAGCTGTACTAAGTGCTGGTGGTATTGTTGATGTGAGTCAAGGCAAACCATGGTCAACACTGAAAGCAAATCATCCTGTAGTAAACCAAGACAACTCAAGTATTACGATTAAAACAGGTGGATCAACCTCAGTTGCTAAAACTTTGGAAGCAGCAATGCAATCCTTTATTCCACTCGCAGGTAACTTCAAATTTGAACCAAATCAAACCGGTTCCTCTGATGGATATAAACGCGTACTTGGCACAGAAAAAGATGGTGCGAACGCTGTAGACATCGGCTTTGCATCCCGTGAATTTAAATCTGAAGAGGATACAACACGCTCTATTGCTGCAGGTCAATATGCAAAAGATGCGGTGGTTGTGGTTGTGAATGTTGCAAATGAAGCAATCACAGATCTTAATGCTGAAAAACTTGTTCAAATCTTTAGTGGTGAAATTACAACGTGGGATGGAATCAAGTAA